In Porphyrobacter sp. LM 6, one DNA window encodes the following:
- a CDS encoding Fe2+-dependent dioxygenase, with the protein MILVINALDDPEHLAALRERIAMLEWRDGRETAGSVARQVKRNEQAAMDTPEGRRMQDELLPIVAEHPVVRAAAQPRRFSPLLISKTGVGGGYGAHVDNALMGTGKARIRTDLSFTLFLSSPDEYDGGELAIDASGMTQEVKPEAGQLVLYPSTSIHEVRPVTRGERIVCVGWIESLITDLSQREMLFDLENLRASLRASLPAQSAELLTLDKTIANLLRMWAHP; encoded by the coding sequence ATGATCCTGGTCATCAACGCTCTCGACGATCCCGAACACCTCGCGGCGCTGCGCGAACGCATCGCCATGCTCGAATGGCGCGACGGGCGCGAGACTGCCGGTTCGGTGGCGCGGCAAGTCAAGCGCAACGAGCAGGCGGCGATGGATACCCCCGAAGGGCGGCGGATGCAGGACGAGCTCCTCCCGATCGTCGCAGAGCATCCGGTGGTCAGGGCCGCTGCCCAGCCGCGCCGCTTCTCTCCGCTGCTGATCAGCAAGACGGGCGTTGGCGGCGGCTACGGCGCGCATGTCGACAACGCTTTGATGGGGACGGGTAAGGCCCGGATCCGCACCGACCTGTCGTTCACGCTGTTCCTGTCATCTCCCGACGAATATGACGGCGGCGAACTGGCGATCGATGCGTCCGGCATGACGCAAGAGGTCAAGCCAGAGGCAGGGCAGCTGGTGCTCTATCCGTCGACAAGCATCCACGAAGTAAGGCCGGTGACCCGGGGCGAGCGGATCGTGTGCGTTGGCTGGATCGAAAGCCTGATCACCGATCTCTCACAGCGGGAAATGCTGTTCGATCTGGAAAACCTGCGCGCGTCATTGCGCGCGAGCTTGCCTGCTCAATCGGCCGAATTGCTGACGCTAGACAAGACCATCGCCAACCTGTTGCGGATGTGGGCGCACCCCTGA
- a CDS encoding TonB-dependent receptor: MTKTFYSRALLLAGCAGIATFAAPAMAQDAVDDTASVGEQAEEGVIIVTARRREERLIDVPLSVTALTGEALAQQGIQDLTQIAQQVPNITLEVSRGTNTTLTAFIRGVGQQDPVAGFEAGVGLYIDDVYLNRPQAAVLDIYDVERIEVLRGPQGTLYGRNTIGGAIKYVTAALPDDTSLMVRGTYGSYDQADLIVSASTPISDSLKIGASGARLSRGGFGDNLTLGTENYNKDVWAARGTIEFDNGPLNVRLSGDYVKDNSEARQGHRFIPGLVSGAPVLDDVFDTRAGLNIVDQEVEAYGGALNIALEVSDTITLKSITGYREDSSTTPIDFDSLAAVDLDVPAIYENDQLSQELQLLYEGDSLSGVLGFYYLDANAFTAFDVALFTTLNGLTAQTLGDVDTETWSVFGDFTYDLTDTISVSVGGRYTNDKRTSRVLRTTFLGGFSNLFGGTGVPIAVTSNFNGSATFKDFNPRASISWQPNADHNLYFTYSQGFKGGGFDPRGQTTACRNSRGGACTADEVFDFMAFDPETVDSFELGWKASLLDNRVNISLAGFVAQYKDVQIPGSVGFDANGDGVNESFIGITSNAADADVNGIEFEGNALVGKDFAGDGSRFSVNWSLGVLDAKFNTFINAFGVDVADQRVFQNTPDVTAHMGFNMGLPVADGMLDFIGTASLRSDASQFEVPNPFLDQDGFVLVDASMVYTVDSGLFSIGLHGKNLFNKEYIVAGYNFVAGGTPPGTPFVSTLGREGTLTGFYGDPRRIFVTAQVNF; the protein is encoded by the coding sequence ATGACCAAGACATTCTACAGCCGCGCATTGCTGCTGGCCGGTTGCGCCGGAATCGCCACCTTTGCCGCGCCCGCCATGGCGCAGGATGCGGTGGACGATACCGCCAGCGTCGGTGAACAGGCGGAAGAAGGCGTCATCATCGTCACGGCACGCCGCCGCGAAGAGCGCCTGATCGATGTGCCGCTGTCGGTCACCGCGCTCACCGGCGAAGCGCTCGCCCAGCAAGGCATCCAGGATCTGACCCAGATCGCCCAGCAGGTGCCGAACATCACGCTCGAGGTGAGCCGCGGAACAAACACCACCCTCACCGCCTTCATCCGCGGTGTCGGCCAGCAGGATCCGGTCGCCGGATTCGAAGCGGGCGTCGGCCTCTATATCGACGACGTCTACTTGAACCGCCCGCAGGCCGCAGTGCTCGATATCTACGATGTCGAGCGCATCGAAGTGCTGCGCGGGCCGCAGGGCACGCTCTACGGTCGCAACACCATCGGCGGGGCGATCAAGTATGTCACCGCCGCTTTGCCGGACGACACCAGCCTGATGGTGCGCGGCACCTATGGCTCCTATGATCAGGCCGATCTGATCGTCAGCGCCTCGACGCCGATTTCAGACAGCCTCAAGATCGGCGCGAGCGGCGCGCGGCTTTCACGCGGCGGCTTTGGCGACAACCTCACGCTCGGCACCGAAAACTACAACAAGGACGTGTGGGCCGCGCGCGGGACGATCGAATTCGACAACGGGCCGCTGAATGTGCGCCTCTCGGGCGATTACGTGAAGGACAACAGCGAGGCGCGTCAGGGCCACCGCTTCATCCCCGGCCTCGTGAGCGGCGCGCCGGTGCTGGACGATGTGTTCGATACCCGTGCGGGTCTCAACATCGTCGATCAGGAAGTCGAGGCCTATGGCGGCGCGCTCAATATCGCGCTCGAAGTATCCGACACGATCACGCTGAAATCGATCACCGGCTACCGCGAGGACTCCTCGACTACCCCGATCGACTTCGACAGCCTCGCCGCCGTCGATCTGGACGTGCCGGCGATCTACGAGAACGACCAGCTGAGCCAGGAGCTGCAACTGCTCTATGAAGGCGACAGCCTGTCGGGCGTGCTCGGGTTCTATTACCTCGATGCCAACGCCTTCACCGCCTTCGACGTGGCGCTGTTCACTACCCTCAACGGGTTAACCGCGCAGACACTGGGCGATGTCGATACCGAAACCTGGTCGGTGTTCGGCGATTTCACCTATGATCTGACCGACACCATCAGCGTGTCGGTCGGCGGGCGTTACACCAACGACAAGCGCACCAGCCGCGTGCTGCGCACCACGTTCCTCGGCGGGTTCTCGAACCTGTTCGGCGGGACGGGCGTGCCGATCGCGGTGACCAGCAACTTCAACGGCAGCGCCACCTTCAAGGATTTCAACCCGCGTGCCTCGATCAGCTGGCAGCCCAATGCCGATCACAACCTCTATTTCACCTATTCGCAGGGCTTCAAGGGCGGCGGGTTCGATCCGCGCGGCCAGACCACCGCGTGCCGCAACAGCCGCGGCGGGGCCTGCACCGCGGACGAAGTGTTCGACTTCATGGCGTTCGACCCCGAAACGGTCGACAGCTTCGAGCTGGGCTGGAAGGCCTCGCTGCTCGACAACCGCGTGAACATCAGCCTTGCGGGCTTCGTGGCGCAGTACAAGGACGTGCAAATACCCGGGTCGGTCGGCTTTGACGCCAACGGCGACGGGGTGAACGAAAGCTTCATCGGCATCACTTCGAACGCCGCCGATGCCGACGTCAACGGGATCGAGTTCGAAGGCAACGCACTGGTCGGCAAGGACTTCGCCGGCGACGGCAGCCGCTTTAGCGTCAACTGGTCGCTGGGTGTGCTCGATGCCAAGTTCAACACCTTCATCAACGCCTTCGGCGTCGATGTCGCCGACCAGCGCGTGTTCCAGAACACCCCGGATGTGACCGCGCATATGGGCTTCAACATGGGCCTGCCGGTGGCGGACGGGATGCTGGACTTCATCGGCACCGCATCGCTGCGTTCCGATGCCAGCCAGTTCGAAGTGCCCAACCCCTTCCTCGATCAGGACGGCTTCGTGCTGGTCGATGCGAGCATGGTCTACACTGTCGACAGCGGCCTGTTCTCGATCGGGCTGCACGGCAAGAACCTGTTCAACAAGGAATACATCGTGGCGGGCTACAACTTCGTTGCGGGCGGTACGCCTCCGGGCACGCCGTTCGTCTCGACGCTGGGCCGCGAAGGCACGCTGACCGGCTTCTATGGCGATCCGCGGCGCATCTTCGTGACCGCGCAGGTCAACTTCTGA
- a CDS encoding M14 metallopeptidase family protein: MANRGITMRIGMMGRWLAGLAMVWAAVQPAQAQSFIEGSFDPAIPTLTATVGHAPGTRITTPDQTYSYLKAIAEAAPERAKLVQYATTWEGRPLYYLILSSPENIARLDAIKADMANIAAGRPGNGTARPVTWLAYGVHGNEISSTDAALMTAYHLLAVKDDARAAKIMAETIVVIDPMQNPDGRARFMNNFLASTGIVPAADRQAAEHDEPWPSGRVNHYMFDLNRDWFTLSQPETRGKVAAIRQWNPVVVVDLHEMGGDETYFFTPAAQPFNPNLSAAQVRAYELIGRYNAAAFDARGEPYFTREVYDLFYPGYGDTWNAHQGAIGSTYEQGSARGLVFARRDGTELTYADGVMNHFTTSLATASAVADNPARFLSDFAAYRSGNASGAAGRGSYVIDLAKRRWNAERLGRRLAEQGITVLRRDGAATLCGKSYPAGYLAVPQAQPAARLVKSLLDRDTPLPPDFLAEQERRRSQDLPHELYDVTAWSVGPMAGVDVALCAGAATGEPLRADAPIAPKQDGSGTFAIAVPWTDSGQARLVALALREGIEGRVTDRAFVTAGRTFPRGTVVFPTGANTPAKMERLAELARTVGAETAALDSGWVESGPNLGSEHFVRLTLPRVAMAWDDGTSQLSAGAMRYVLEQRLGLPVVPIRTSRLGRTDLSDYDVVLMPEGDPAAALGDGGQRALRSFVQRGGVLVAVGESLEAFSSGDNPLLAVKREAALGREPSAAGGDKGSLAAAREITSDAEYREAIKDEQALPDTLPGALLNTVADPDHFLSAGYDDGAVVLATGTQIFTPLDRAQGFNVLRFAAPGKLIASGYVWDENRRQLAYKPYLMAQPQGRGLVIGFAHDPSTRAYLEGLDLMIANAVLVAPSRVR, translated from the coding sequence ATGGCCAATCGGGGAATCACTATGCGTATCGGAATGATGGGCCGCTGGCTCGCGGGTCTGGCGATGGTCTGGGCTGCGGTGCAACCGGCGCAGGCGCAGTCCTTTATCGAGGGCAGCTTCGATCCCGCCATCCCGACGCTCACCGCGACAGTGGGCCATGCCCCCGGCACGCGCATCACGACGCCCGATCAGACCTATTCCTATCTCAAGGCGATCGCCGAGGCCGCGCCCGAGCGTGCGAAGCTGGTGCAATATGCGACCACATGGGAAGGCCGCCCGCTCTATTACCTGATCCTCTCTTCGCCCGAGAACATCGCGCGGCTTGATGCCATCAAGGCCGACATGGCCAACATCGCCGCCGGACGGCCCGGCAATGGCACCGCGCGCCCGGTCACCTGGCTCGCCTATGGTGTGCACGGCAACGAGATTTCCTCGACCGATGCCGCGCTGATGACCGCATACCACCTGCTCGCCGTGAAGGACGATGCGCGCGCCGCAAAGATCATGGCGGAAACGATCGTTGTGATCGATCCGATGCAGAACCCGGACGGGCGGGCGCGGTTCATGAACAACTTCCTCGCCTCGACCGGGATCGTGCCTGCCGCCGACCGGCAGGCCGCCGAGCATGACGAGCCGTGGCCGAGCGGGCGGGTGAATCACTACATGTTCGATTTGAACCGTGACTGGTTCACGCTTTCGCAGCCCGAAACCCGCGGCAAGGTCGCGGCGATCCGGCAGTGGAACCCGGTCGTCGTGGTCGATCTTCACGAGATGGGCGGGGACGAGACCTATTTCTTTACCCCCGCAGCCCAGCCCTTCAACCCCAATCTCTCGGCCGCGCAGGTCCGCGCCTACGAGCTGATCGGCCGCTATAATGCCGCCGCCTTCGATGCACGCGGCGAGCCCTATTTCACCCGCGAGGTCTATGACCTGTTCTACCCCGGCTATGGCGATACGTGGAACGCGCATCAGGGCGCGATCGGCTCGACATATGAGCAGGGGTCGGCGCGCGGGCTGGTATTCGCGCGGCGCGACGGGACCGAGCTGACCTATGCCGACGGGGTGATGAACCACTTCACCACCAGTCTTGCGACTGCCTCCGCTGTGGCCGACAATCCGGCGCGCTTCCTCAGCGATTTTGCCGCCTATCGCAGCGGCAATGCAAGCGGGGCTGCGGGACGCGGGAGCTATGTGATCGATCTCGCCAAGCGGCGCTGGAATGCCGAAAGGCTGGGCCGCCGCCTTGCCGAACAGGGCATCACCGTGCTGCGCCGCGATGGGGCAGCAACGCTGTGCGGCAAGTCCTATCCGGCGGGTTATCTGGCCGTGCCGCAGGCCCAGCCCGCCGCGCGTCTGGTGAAGAGCCTGCTCGACCGCGATACCCCGCTGCCGCCCGATTTCCTTGCTGAGCAGGAGCGCCGCCGGTCGCAGGATTTGCCGCACGAACTCTATGATGTGACCGCCTGGTCGGTCGGGCCGATGGCCGGCGTTGACGTTGCCCTCTGCGCTGGCGCGGCAACCGGTGAGCCCCTGCGCGCCGATGCCCCGATCGCCCCGAAGCAGGACGGCAGCGGCACCTTTGCTATCGCCGTGCCGTGGACCGATAGCGGTCAGGCGCGACTGGTCGCACTCGCACTGCGCGAAGGGATCGAGGGGCGCGTGACCGACCGCGCGTTTGTCACGGCGGGCCGCACCTTCCCGCGCGGCACCGTGGTGTTCCCGACCGGCGCCAACACGCCCGCCAAGATGGAACGCCTCGCCGAACTCGCCCGCACGGTCGGCGCCGAGACTGCGGCGCTGGACAGCGGCTGGGTTGAGAGCGGCCCGAACCTCGGCAGCGAACACTTCGTCCGCCTGACCTTGCCCCGCGTCGCGATGGCGTGGGACGATGGCACCTCGCAGCTTAGCGCCGGCGCGATGCGCTATGTGCTTGAACAGCGGCTCGGCCTGCCGGTGGTGCCGATCCGCACCAGCCGCCTCGGCCGGACCGACCTATCGGACTATGACGTGGTGCTGATGCCCGAGGGCGACCCTGCGGCGGCTCTGGGCGACGGCGGGCAGCGCGCACTCCGCAGCTTCGTCCAGCGCGGCGGGGTGCTGGTGGCGGTGGGCGAGAGCCTCGAAGCCTTCAGCAGCGGCGACAATCCGCTGCTCGCGGTCAAGCGCGAGGCAGCGCTCGGGCGTGAACCTTCAGCGGCAGGCGGCGACAAGGGCAGCCTTGCAGCCGCCCGCGAAATCACCAGCGATGCCGAATATCGCGAGGCGATCAAGGACGAGCAGGCCCTGCCCGATACTCTGCCGGGCGCTCTGCTCAATACCGTCGCCGATCCGGATCACTTCCTTTCGGCCGGCTATGATGATGGCGCAGTGGTGCTGGCGACGGGGACGCAGATCTTCACCCCGCTCGATCGGGCACAGGGTTTCAACGTGCTGCGCTTCGCTGCGCCCGGCAAGCTGATCGCCAGCGGCTATGTGTGGGACGAGAACCGCCGCCAGCTCGCCTACAAGCCCTACCTGATGGCCCAGCCGCAGGGCCGCGGCTTGGTGATCGGCTTTGCGCATGATCCCTCGACCCGCGCCTATCTCGAAGGGCTCGATCTGATGATTGCCAATGCGGTGCTGGTCGCCCCGTCACGGGTGCGATGA
- a CDS encoding TetR/AcrR family transcriptional regulator: protein MGNTQGNAAEVAPVAGSDPKAPRTERGRRTLRKLLDAAAEEFGEKGFHEASVSSITRRAGVALGSFYTYFDSKDALFRALVADMSEKVRTSARSALHQGMGALEIERAALAAFLRFAAEHKEVYRIIDEAEFVDPASYREHYETIAARIHDRLRAGSASGAFRDGLGELEAWALMGMNVFVGLRYVVWGNAELTPEDVAAGVNRLLAEGIARR from the coding sequence ATGGGCAACACTCAGGGCAACGCGGCGGAGGTCGCACCGGTCGCGGGCAGCGACCCCAAGGCACCGCGCACCGAGCGCGGCCGCCGGACCTTGCGCAAGTTGCTCGATGCCGCTGCCGAGGAGTTCGGCGAGAAGGGCTTTCACGAAGCCTCGGTCAGTTCGATCACCCGCCGCGCGGGCGTGGCGCTGGGGAGCTTCTATACCTATTTCGATAGCAAGGACGCGCTGTTCCGGGCGCTGGTCGCCGACATGAGCGAGAAGGTGCGCACCAGCGCGCGCTCGGCGCTGCATCAAGGCATGGGCGCGCTCGAAATCGAACGCGCGGCGCTCGCGGCATTCCTGCGCTTCGCGGCCGAGCACAAGGAAGTCTACCGGATCATCGATGAAGCGGAATTCGTCGATCCGGCGAGTTACCGCGAACACTACGAAACCATCGCGGCGCGCATCCACGATCGCCTGCGGGCGGGAAGCGCGAGCGGCGCCTTCCGCGACGGGCTGGGCGAGCTTGAGGCCTGGGCGTTGATGGGGATGAACGTCTTTGTCGGCCTGCGCTATGTGGTGTGGGGCAATGCCGAGCTGACCCCCGAGGATGTCGCGGCCGGGGTCAACCGCCTGCTGGCCGAAGGGATCGCCCGCCGCTGA